From the genome of Hathewaya histolytica, one region includes:
- the rpsQ gene encoding 30S ribosomal protein S17: MERNLRKTRIGRVVSDKMEKTIVVAVETKVRHPLYGKTMNRTTKMKVHDENNEAKINDKVLIMETRPLSKDKRWRLVNIMEKAK, translated from the coding sequence GTGGAAAGAAATTTAAGAAAGACTAGAATTGGTAGAGTTGTTTCTGATAAAATGGAAAAGACAATCGTTGTAGCTGTTGAAACAAAAGTACGTCACCCATTATACGGAAAAACAATGAATAGAACTACTAAAATGAAAGTTCATGATGAAAATAACGAAGCAAAAATTAATGATAAAGTTTTAATTATGGAAACAAGACCACTATCTAAAGATAAGAGATGGAGACTTGTTAATATAATGGAAAAAGCTAAATAG
- the rplE gene encoding 50S ribosomal protein L5: MMPRLQEKYNKEVVPALMEKFGYKNIMEVPKLEKVVINMGVGEAKDNSKALDSALTDLELIAGQKPVTTRAKKSVANFKLRENMPIGCKVTLRKQQMNYFMDKLMNIALPRVRDFRGVSAKSFDGRGNYALGIKEQLIFPEIEYDKIDKLRGMDIIVVTTAKTDEEARELLRLLGMPFVK; this comes from the coding sequence ATGATGCCAAGACTTCAAGAAAAGTATAATAAAGAAGTAGTCCCAGCTTTAATGGAAAAGTTCGGTTATAAAAATATAATGGAAGTTCCTAAACTTGAAAAGGTAGTAATTAACATGGGTGTTGGTGAAGCTAAAGATAATTCTAAAGCTTTAGATTCTGCATTAACAGATTTAGAATTAATAGCAGGTCAAAAGCCAGTAACAACTAGAGCTAAAAAATCAGTTGCTAACTTCAAGTTAAGAGAGAACATGCCAATTGGATGTAAGGTTACATTAAGAAAGCAACAAATGAATTATTTCATGGATAAATTAATGAATATAGCTCTACCAAGAGTAAGAGACTTCAGAGGTGTTTCAGCTAAATCATTTGATGGAAGAGGAAACTATGCTCTAGGAATTAAAGAACAGCTAATTTTCCCTGAAATTGAGTATGATAAGATTGATAAATTAAGAGGTATGGATATTATCGTCGTTACTACTGCTAAGACAGACGAAGAGGCAAGAGAACTTCTAAGACTATTAGGAATGCCGTTCGTTAAGTAA
- the rpmC gene encoding 50S ribosomal protein L29 → MKARELQELRTQSTQELAVKIKDLKEELFNLRFQLATGQLENPVRIRQVKRSIAQIKTVLRESELKSLEQ, encoded by the coding sequence ATGAAGGCTAGGGAATTGCAAGAGTTGAGAACACAAAGCACTCAAGAGTTAGCAGTTAAAATCAAAGATTTAAAAGAAGAGCTTTTCAACTTAAGATTTCAACTAGCTACTGGGCAACTAGAAAACCCTGTAAGAATTAGACAGGTTAAAAGATCAATTGCTCAAATAAAGACAGTTTTAAGAGAAAGCGAATTGAAGAGCCTAGAGCAGTAA
- the rplX gene encoding 50S ribosomal protein L24 yields MANKIHVRRQDTVIVISGKDKGKIGEVLAVQPKKGKVLVQGVNIVTKHVKPNRQNMQGGIEKVEAPIYSSKVMLYCKKCSKPTRISHKILEDGTKVRVCKKCGETF; encoded by the coding sequence TTGGCAAATAAGATTCATGTAAGAAGACAAGACACGGTAATAGTAATTTCCGGTAAAGATAAAGGTAAAATCGGAGAAGTTTTAGCAGTTCAACCTAAAAAAGGTAAAGTGCTAGTTCAAGGTGTAAACATAGTTACAAAACACGTAAAACCAAATAGACAAAACATGCAAGGCGGAATAGAAAAAGTAGAAGCTCCAATTTACAGCTCAAAAGTTATGTTATATTGTAAAAAATGTAGCAAGCCTACAAGAATCAGTCATAAGATTCTTGAAGATGGAACAAAAGTTAGAGTATGTAAAAAATGTGGAGAAACATTCTAA
- the rplF gene encoding 50S ribosomal protein L6: MSRVGRLPIAIPNGVTVTVSPSNEVTVKGPKGELTRKMHSDIKINVEDNNIIVTRPSENKLHRALHGTTRALLNNMVTGVTEGYQKVLELIGVGYKAEVKAKKLVLNLGYSHPVEIDSVEGVTFETPETTKVIVKGIDKELVGSVAADIRKWRKPEPYQGKGIKYAGEVIRRKEGKTGKK, encoded by the coding sequence ATGTCAAGAGTAGGAAGACTTCCAATAGCTATTCCTAACGGTGTAACAGTTACAGTATCACCAAGCAACGAAGTAACTGTGAAAGGCCCTAAAGGCGAATTAACAAGAAAAATGCATTCAGACATTAAAATAAATGTTGAGGATAATAATATAATTGTTACTAGACCAAGTGAGAATAAGTTACATAGAGCTTTACACGGAACAACTAGAGCTTTATTAAATAACATGGTAACTGGTGTAACAGAAGGATACCAAAAAGTTCTTGAATTAATTGGTGTAGGTTATAAGGCAGAAGTTAAAGCTAAGAAATTAGTTTTAAATTTAGGATATTCTCATCCAGTAGAAATTGATTCAGTAGAAGGTGTTACTTTTGAAACACCAGAAACAACAAAAGTTATCGTAAAAGGTATAGATAAAGAGTTAGTTGGATCAGTTGCTGCTGATATCAGAAAGTGGAGAAAACCTGAGCCATATCAAGGAAAAGGTATTAAGTACGCTGGTGAAGTTATCAGACGTAAAGAAGGTAAAACTGGTAAAAAATAA
- the secY gene encoding preprotein translocase subunit SecY: protein MLSTLRNAWKVPELRKRMIFTVLMIVLFRMGNFIPVPGIDSAKVGALANSKNLFNFYDLISGGAFSSFSIFAMGVTPYINASIIIQLLTVAIPKLEQLSKEGQEGRKKIQDYTKYSSIAFGFLEAFGMYAIIGRTGAILNPSKLDVLLIILTMTTASVFLVWLGEQITAKGIGNGISVIIFINIISRFPNSLSRIFATKQTGGATFVAVILLLIVFAAMLLMVIVVNLSERRIPVQYAGKAAGGKMFKGQSTHIPINISSSAVISIIFAMSVIRFPITIADLMPNSSFAKFVKTSPYSFFRENTWQYALLYTVLIVLFTMFYTQITFKPDEMSENMHKSSGFIPGIRPGEPTTRYLEGVLNKMAILGGIFAAIIAIFPIVVEGYTPFKNIALGGTALLIVVGVAVETMRQLESQLVMRHYEGFLK from the coding sequence ATGCTATCTACCCTACGTAATGCCTGGAAAGTTCCTGAACTAAGAAAGAGAATGATATTTACAGTACTAATGATTGTCCTTTTCAGGATGGGGAATTTTATTCCTGTTCCTGGAATTGACAGTGCCAAAGTTGGTGCATTAGCTAACTCTAAAAATCTATTTAACTTTTATGATTTAATTTCAGGAGGAGCATTTAGTAGCTTTAGTATCTTTGCTATGGGTGTTACTCCATACATAAATGCCTCAATCATAATACAACTGTTAACAGTTGCTATTCCTAAACTTGAGCAACTTTCAAAAGAAGGTCAAGAAGGACGAAAGAAGATACAAGATTACACAAAATACTCTTCAATAGCCTTTGGATTCTTAGAGGCTTTTGGTATGTATGCTATTATAGGAAGAACTGGTGCAATTTTAAATCCATCGAAATTAGATGTCTTGTTAATAATTTTAACGATGACGACTGCATCAGTTTTCCTAGTATGGTTAGGTGAACAGATTACTGCTAAAGGAATAGGAAATGGTATTTCAGTAATAATATTTATAAATATTATTTCTAGGTTTCCTAACTCTTTATCAAGAATATTTGCGACTAAACAAACAGGGGGAGCTACATTTGTAGCTGTAATTCTTTTATTAATAGTGTTTGCTGCTATGCTACTGATGGTTATAGTAGTAAACTTAAGTGAAAGAAGAATACCTGTACAGTATGCTGGTAAAGCAGCTGGAGGAAAAATGTTTAAAGGTCAATCAACTCATATTCCAATAAATATAAGTTCTTCAGCAGTAATTTCTATAATCTTTGCAATGTCAGTTATAAGATTTCCTATAACTATAGCAGATCTTATGCCAAACTCATCATTTGCTAAGTTTGTAAAAACAAGCCCATACAGTTTTTTTAGAGAAAATACATGGCAGTATGCATTATTATATACAGTATTAATAGTGCTTTTCACAATGTTTTATACTCAGATAACATTCAAACCAGATGAAATGTCTGAGAATATGCATAAATCATCAGGGTTTATTCCTGGAATTAGACCGGGTGAGCCTACTACTAGATACCTTGAAGGTGTTCTAAATAAAATGGCTATACTAGGAGGGATTTTTGCAGCTATAATAGCAATATTCCCAATAGTGGTTGAAGGGTATACACCTTTCAAAAATATAGCTTTAGGAGGAACTGCATTACTTATTGTAGTAGGAGTTGCTGTTGAAACAATGAGACAACTAGAATCACAATTAGTAATGAGACATTACGAAGGATTCTTAAAATAA
- a CDS encoding type Z 30S ribosomal protein S14: protein MARKSLIVKWQREPKFTTRAYTRCRLCGRPHAVLKKYGICRICFRELAYKGQIPGCKKASW, encoded by the coding sequence GTGGCACGTAAATCATTAATCGTTAAATGGCAAAGAGAGCCCAAGTTCACTACAAGAGCTTACACAAGATGCAGATTATGTGGTAGACCACACGCTGTATTAAAGAAATATGGAATATGCCGTATTTGCTTTAGAGAGTTAGCTTACAAAGGTCAAATACCTGGATGCAAGAAAGCAAGTTGGTAA
- the rpsH gene encoding 30S ribosomal protein S8, whose translation MGMTDPIADLLTRIRNANVVGHEVVEVPSSNIKKSIVNIMLNEGYLKNMEEYNDGSVPMLRLTMKYTKDKQRVITGLKRISKPGLRVYTSKEEIPQVLSGLGVAVISTSQGIMTDREARKAGIGGEVICYIW comes from the coding sequence ATGGGAATGACAGATCCTATTGCAGATTTACTTACACGTATAAGAAATGCTAATGTTGTTGGGCATGAAGTTGTTGAAGTACCGTCTTCAAACATTAAAAAATCTATAGTTAATATTATGTTAAATGAAGGGTACTTAAAAAACATGGAAGAATATAATGATGGTTCTGTTCCAATGTTAAGACTTACAATGAAGTATACTAAAGATAAGCAAAGGGTAATCACTGGTCTTAAGAGAATATCTAAGCCAGGATTAAGAGTATATACTTCTAAGGAAGAGATTCCACAAGTTTTAAGCGGGTTAGGAGTTGCAGTTATTTCAACTTCACAAGGAATCATGACTGATAGAGAAGCAAGAAAAGCAGGTATAGGCGGAGAGGTTATCTGCTACATTTGGTAG
- the rpsE gene encoding 30S ribosomal protein S5, producing MRIDATTLDLKEKVVSINRVAKVVKGGRNFRFTALVVVGDENGHVGVGTGKATEIPDAIRKAIDDAKKHLVSVAIVDTTIPHRIFGEFGTGRILLMPASEGTGVIAGGPARAVLELAGLKDVRAKSLGSNNPRNMVNATINGLSNLRTAEQVAELRGKTVEEILG from the coding sequence ATGAGAATAGATGCAACAACATTAGATCTTAAAGAAAAAGTAGTTAGCATAAATAGAGTTGCTAAGGTTGTTAAAGGTGGAAGAAACTTTAGATTCACTGCCTTAGTAGTTGTTGGAGACGAAAATGGGCATGTTGGTGTTGGTACTGGAAAGGCGACCGAAATACCAGATGCTATAAGAAAAGCTATAGACGATGCTAAAAAGCATTTAGTAAGTGTTGCAATAGTTGATACAACTATTCCACATAGAATTTTCGGTGAATTCGGTACTGGAAGAATATTATTAATGCCAGCTTCAGAAGGTACAGGAGTTATTGCTGGAGGTCCAGCAAGAGCAGTACTTGAGCTTGCAGGATTAAAAGACGTTAGAGCTAAATCTTTAGGTTCTAATAACCCAAGAAACATGGTTAATGCTACAATAAATGGATTATCAAATTTAAGAACGGCTGAACAGGTTGCCGAATTAAGAGGCAAAACTGTTGAAGAGATCTTAGGATAG
- a CDS encoding adenylate kinase, which yields MKIILLGPPGAGKGTQAKSISNKYSIPHISTGDIFRQNISEKTPLGIEAKRYIDSGALVPDDLTISIVEDRIVKDDCINGFLLDGFPRTVKQAEALEKALSEKANKIDLALQIDVPREDIVSRMTGRRVCLSCGASYHVEFNPPKVDSQCDLCGEKVIQRADDTISTVNKRLDTYENQTKPLIDFYNKRNQLAVVDGTKPINSVFNEICEVLESKR from the coding sequence TTGAAGATAATTTTATTAGGTCCTCCGGGGGCTGGTAAAGGTACTCAGGCTAAGTCAATAAGTAATAAATATTCTATACCACATATATCAACTGGAGATATATTTAGACAGAATATAAGTGAAAAAACCCCACTTGGAATAGAAGCCAAAAGATACATTGATAGTGGTGCATTGGTTCCAGATGACTTAACGATTAGTATTGTAGAAGATAGAATTGTTAAGGATGATTGTATAAATGGATTTTTACTAGATGGTTTTCCAAGAACAGTAAAGCAAGCTGAAGCATTAGAAAAAGCTTTATCAGAAAAAGCTAATAAAATTGATTTAGCTTTGCAAATTGATGTTCCGAGAGAAGATATTGTTAGTAGAATGACCGGAAGAAGAGTATGTCTATCTTGCGGAGCTAGCTATCATGTTGAATTTAATCCACCTAAGGTAGATTCACAATGTGATCTTTGTGGTGAGAAGGTTATCCAAAGAGCTGATGATACAATTTCGACTGTAAACAAAAGATTGGATACGTATGAAAATCAAACTAAACCATTGATTGACTTTTATAATAAAAGAAATCAATTAGCGGTTGTAGATGGAACAAAACCAATAAATAGCGTATTTAATGAAATTTGTGAGGTATTAGAGTCTAAAAGATAG
- the rplO gene encoding 50S ribosomal protein L15, translated as MKLHELRPAEGTKKNKKRVGRGTATGWGKTAGRGQTGQNSRSGGGVRPGFEGGQLPLYRRLPKRGFTNIFSKEIVSINLDKLNVFENGTEVTPELLLENRIIRKINDGVKILGNGSLEKSLTVKANAFSKTAAEKIEKAGGKVEVI; from the coding sequence ATGAAATTACATGAACTAAGACCAGCAGAAGGAACAAAGAAGAACAAGAAAAGAGTAGGTAGAGGAACAGCTACTGGTTGGGGAAAAACAGCTGGTAGAGGTCAAACAGGACAAAACTCAAGATCAGGTGGTGGAGTAAGACCTGGATTTGAAGGTGGTCAATTACCTTTATATAGAAGATTACCTAAGAGAGGTTTTACTAACATATTCTCAAAGGAAATAGTTAGTATTAACTTAGATAAACTTAACGTATTTGAAAACGGAACAGAAGTTACTCCAGAGTTATTATTAGAAAATAGAATAATAAGAAAAATTAATGATGGAGTTAAGATTCTAGGAAATGGAAGCTTAGAAAAATCATTAACAGTAAAGGCGAATGCTTTCTCAAAAACTGCAGCTGAGAAGATTGAAAAAGCTGGAGGAAAAGTTGAGGTGATTTAG
- the rpmD gene encoding 50S ribosomal protein L30, with translation MAKLRITLKRSLIGRKKDQIATVNALGLKKINDIVEQNDTPQIRGMINKVNYLLEVQEA, from the coding sequence TTGGCAAAACTAAGAATAACTTTGAAAAGAAGTTTAATTGGTAGAAAAAAAGACCAAATAGCTACAGTAAATGCTTTAGGTCTAAAGAAGATAAATGATATAGTAGAACAAAATGACACTCCTCAAATTAGAGGAATGATAAATAAAGTAAATTATCTCCTAGAGGTACAAGAAGCTTAA
- the rplN gene encoding 50S ribosomal protein L14, whose product MIQQQTRLKVADNSGAKEIMCIRVLGGSKRRYGNVGDIIVASVKSATPGGVVKKGEVVKAVIVRSVKGLRRADGSYIRFDENAAVIIKDDKQPKGTRIFGPVARELREKEFNKIISLAPEVL is encoded by the coding sequence ATGATACAACAGCAAACTAGACTAAAAGTTGCAGATAATTCTGGTGCTAAAGAAATTATGTGCATAAGAGTTTTGGGCGGTTCAAAAAGAAGATATGGTAATGTTGGTGATATAATAGTTGCAAGTGTTAAGAGCGCAACACCAGGCGGAGTTGTTAAAAAAGGTGAAGTTGTTAAAGCTGTTATAGTAAGATCAGTAAAAGGCTTAAGAAGAGCTGACGGATCATACATAAGATTTGATGAAAATGCGGCTGTTATAATTAAAGATGATAAACAACCTAAAGGAACACGTATTTTTGGACCAGTTGCTAGAGAATTAAGAGAGAAAGAATTCAATAAAATTATCTCATTAGCACCTGAAGTTCTATAA
- the rplR gene encoding 50S ribosomal protein L18 — translation MSNKNERVAARIRRHKRVRSKVSGTTERPRLCVFRSAKNIYAQIIDDAAGTTIVSASSLDKDFTLKVGSNKEAARLIGEIIGKKAIENGIEEVVFDRGGYIYHGRVQELAEGAREAGLKF, via the coding sequence ATGTCTAATAAAAATGAGAGAGTAGCTGCTAGAATTAGACGTCATAAGAGAGTACGTTCAAAAGTTAGTGGTACAACAGAAAGACCAAGACTTTGTGTATTCAGAAGCGCTAAAAACATATATGCTCAAATTATAGATGATGCAGCAGGAACAACAATTGTTTCAGCATCAAGCTTAGATAAAGATTTCACATTAAAGGTAGGAAGCAATAAAGAAGCTGCTAGACTTATTGGCGAAATCATAGGTAAAAAAGCTATAGAAAACGGAATTGAAGAAGTAGTTTTCGATAGAGGTGGATATATATACCACGGAAGAGTTCAAGAATTAGCTGAAGGAGCTAGAGAAGCAGGACTTAAATTCTAG